A single region of the Halorubrum depositum genome encodes:
- a CDS encoding nicotinate phosphoribosyltransferase, whose amino-acid sequence MTEFDIVDAAAIRDGRATDAYFERTEAALEHAGRNPRVVAEVTADQFPDGDFELFAGLKDALALLEGRDVDVDAIPEGRLFDGGPVMRIEGPYRAFARLETSLLGFLSHASGMATAALDCRVAAPDSSVLSFGARHVHPAMTAAVERSALVGGFDGFSHVAAGDLLGREASGTMPHALSICFGRGEQETAWRAFDEAADESVPRIALCDTYSDEVDETLRAVAALGDRLDGVRLDTTGSRRGDFRHIVREVQWELDARGHADVDVYVSGGLGPAALRELRDVVDGFGVGGYVSNADPVDFALDLVAVDGEPAAKRGKLSGAKAVYRTADGAHAVGLADRSGPEGAESLMEPVIRDGEVVADDAVDLATATERALADAEAVGYGANETAE is encoded by the coding sequence ATGACCGAGTTCGACATCGTCGACGCGGCCGCGATCCGCGACGGGCGGGCGACGGACGCGTACTTCGAGCGGACCGAGGCCGCGCTGGAGCACGCCGGCCGGAACCCCCGGGTCGTCGCCGAGGTGACCGCCGACCAGTTCCCCGACGGCGACTTCGAGCTGTTCGCCGGCCTGAAGGACGCGCTCGCGCTGTTGGAGGGGCGAGACGTCGACGTCGACGCGATCCCGGAGGGGCGCCTGTTCGACGGCGGGCCGGTGATGCGGATCGAGGGGCCGTACCGGGCGTTCGCGCGGCTGGAGACGTCGCTCCTGGGGTTCCTCTCGCACGCCTCCGGGATGGCGACCGCCGCGCTCGACTGCCGGGTCGCGGCGCCGGACTCCTCGGTGCTCTCGTTCGGGGCGCGCCACGTTCACCCCGCGATGACGGCGGCGGTGGAGCGCTCCGCGCTGGTGGGCGGATTCGACGGCTTCTCGCACGTCGCCGCCGGCGACCTGCTCGGTCGGGAGGCGTCGGGGACGATGCCGCACGCGCTCTCGATCTGCTTCGGCCGCGGGGAGCAGGAGACCGCGTGGCGCGCCTTCGACGAGGCCGCCGACGAGTCGGTGCCGCGGATCGCCCTCTGTGACACCTACTCCGACGAGGTCGACGAGACGCTCCGGGCGGTCGCGGCCCTCGGCGACCGTCTGGACGGCGTCCGGCTCGACACCACCGGCTCGCGCCGCGGCGACTTCCGTCACATCGTTCGGGAGGTGCAGTGGGAGCTCGACGCGCGCGGCCACGCCGACGTTGACGTGTACGTCTCCGGCGGGCTCGGTCCCGCCGCCCTCCGCGAGCTGCGGGACGTCGTCGACGGGTTCGGCGTGGGCGGCTACGTCTCCAACGCCGACCCGGTCGACTTCGCGCTCGACCTCGTCGCCGTCGACGGCGAACCGGCGGCCAAGCGCGGGAAGCTCTCTGGCGCGAAGGCGGTCTACCGCACCGCCGACGGCGCGCACGCGGTCGGACTGGCGGACCGCTCCGGTCCCGAGGGCGCCGAGTCGCTCATGGAGCCGGTGATCCGCGACGGCGAGGTCGTCGCCGACGACGCGGTCGACCTCGCGACCGCGACGGAGCGGGCGCTCGCGGACGCGGAGGCCGTGGGCTACGGGGCGAACGAAACTGCGGAGTAA